Proteins encoded together in one Pseudomonas sp. ADAK13 window:
- a CDS encoding TetR/AcrR family transcriptional regulator, which yields MTAPLRLTDRKREAIVAAAIAEFRDNGFEVTSMDKIAATAGVSKRTVYNHFPSKEELFAEILHQLWASSVAQLDVSYASDRPLREQLRGLLQAKMTMMSDANFLDLARVAIAATIHSPERAQDMVNRLSKREEGFTQWVRAAQEDGRLSCTDPCFAAHQVQSLLKAFAFWPQITLGQPTLDADAQASVIESAIDLFLAGYEVVPRH from the coding sequence ATGACTGCACCCCTGCGCCTCACCGACCGTAAACGCGAAGCCATCGTGGCAGCCGCCATTGCCGAGTTTCGCGACAACGGGTTCGAGGTCACCAGCATGGACAAGATCGCCGCCACCGCGGGGGTTTCCAAGCGCACGGTGTACAACCACTTCCCGAGCAAGGAAGAGCTGTTCGCCGAAATCCTCCACCAGCTGTGGGCCAGCAGCGTTGCCCAACTGGACGTCAGCTACGCCAGTGACCGGCCGCTGCGCGAGCAACTGCGCGGGCTGCTGCAAGCCAAGATGACGATGATGTCGGACGCCAACTTCCTCGACCTGGCTCGCGTGGCGATTGCCGCCACCATCCATTCGCCGGAACGCGCCCAGGACATGGTCAACCGCCTGAGCAAACGCGAAGAAGGGTTCACCCAATGGGTGCGCGCCGCTCAGGAAGATGGTCGGTTGAGCTGCACCGACCCGTGCTTCGCCGCCCACCAGGTACAAAGCCTGCTCAAGGCTTTCGCCTTCTGGCCGCAGATCACCCTGGGCCAGCCCACGCTGGACGCCGATGCCCAGGCAAGCGTCATTGAGTCCGCCATCGACCTGTTCCTGGCCGGCTATGAGGTCGTGCCACGGCACTGA
- a CDS encoding diguanylate cyclase, with amino-acid sequence MENQRGKGLSFARRIYRPRIIGLGIGCISVIAALYPLHMPGWVWALLLFNGFGWAHLAYQLSSRSDFPYKAERRNLLYDSLLGGFWAATTQFTPLTAVTILSMMTMNNVAAGGKRLFLHGIVAQLAGIGVSWLLFGMTFNPDVSLIQVYACLPMLTLYPMALGMVCYRLAIKLSEHKRALSALSRTDSLTGLLNHGSWKDLLHLKFHKCQQQHVHATIALIDIDHFKQINDSYGHIIGDQVLRQLSLELRRNLRENDLAGRYGGDEFCVILPDMPLEQAAQVMERMREVFSNYRNPEIPELRVSLSIGLASFQPAFTDAAMWLNAADRALYAAKDTGRNRVNISDYAVAHTA; translated from the coding sequence ATGGAAAACCAACGAGGCAAAGGGCTGTCATTTGCCAGACGTATCTACAGGCCAAGGATCATCGGCCTGGGCATCGGCTGCATCAGCGTCATCGCTGCGCTTTACCCACTGCACATGCCAGGCTGGGTCTGGGCGTTGCTGCTGTTCAATGGTTTTGGCTGGGCGCACCTGGCGTATCAGCTTTCCTCTCGCTCCGACTTCCCCTACAAGGCTGAACGACGAAACCTGCTGTACGACTCGCTGCTCGGCGGGTTCTGGGCGGCCACCACCCAGTTCACGCCCCTGACGGCGGTGACCATCCTGTCGATGATGACCATGAACAACGTCGCCGCCGGCGGCAAACGCCTGTTCCTTCATGGCATCGTGGCGCAATTGGCGGGCATCGGCGTGTCATGGCTGCTGTTCGGGATGACCTTCAATCCCGACGTCAGCCTGATCCAGGTCTACGCCTGCCTGCCGATGCTGACGCTGTATCCCATGGCCCTGGGCATGGTCTGCTACCGCCTGGCGATCAAATTGTCGGAACACAAGCGTGCCCTGAGTGCCCTGAGCCGCACTGACAGCCTCACCGGCCTGCTCAACCACGGTTCGTGGAAAGACCTGCTGCACCTGAAGTTTCACAAGTGCCAGCAACAACACGTGCACGCCACCATCGCGCTGATCGACATCGACCACTTCAAGCAGATCAACGACAGCTATGGGCACATCATCGGTGACCAGGTACTGCGCCAACTGAGCCTGGAACTGCGGCGCAACCTGCGGGAAAACGACTTGGCCGGGCGTTACGGCGGCGACGAATTCTGTGTGATTCTTCCGGACATGCCCCTGGAACAGGCCGCGCAGGTGATGGAGCGCATGCGCGAAGTGTTCAGTAATTATCGCAACCCGGAAATTCCCGAGCTCAGGGTCAGCCTGAGCATTGGCCTGGCCTCGTTCCAACCCGCCTTCACCGACGCGGCCATGTGGCTCAACGCAGCGGACCGAGCGCTGTATGCCGCCAAGGACACCGGCCGTAACCGGGTCAATATCAGCGACTACGCGGTCGCCCATACCGCCTGA
- a CDS encoding methyl-accepting chemotaxis protein codes for MLFNTHKKTISTLQATIAQQASLLDAIDRSMAVIEFDLQGTVLRANENFLKAMDYTADQVLGQSHRLFCTPAFARSAEYGQLWTQLRNGQFQSGTFERVTRSGQPIWLEASYNPVRDESGSVVKVVKYAMDVTPKMQAESEANAKLQAIDRAMAVIEFNLDGTIISANQNFLHRMGYSLAQVQGKHHRIFCTPELANSSAYSDFWRRLNQGELFNGQFERIDKNGQIVWLEANYNPVYDASGRLCKVVKYASDVTAMVEKHAADAQSATQAYHISLQTRDIAEKGAEVIQQTATGMREIAANIDGSSALIAKLGERSQQITAIVNTIRGIADQTNLLALNAAIEAARAGEQGRGFAVVADEVRQLAARTSGSTAEISSMIEMIQNETRQAIDSMDGTRDRAAQGVDLANQAGTVILQIREGASEAVQAVSAFANEQGNR; via the coding sequence ATGCTATTCAACACCCACAAAAAAACCATCAGCACCCTGCAAGCCACAATCGCCCAGCAGGCCAGCCTTCTCGACGCCATCGACCGCTCCATGGCAGTGATCGAATTCGACCTGCAAGGCACCGTCCTGCGGGCCAACGAGAATTTTCTCAAGGCCATGGACTACACCGCCGACCAAGTCCTGGGCCAATCCCATCGGCTGTTCTGCACCCCGGCCTTTGCCCGCAGCGCCGAGTACGGCCAGTTGTGGACGCAACTGCGCAACGGCCAATTCCAGTCGGGCACCTTCGAACGGGTGACTCGCAGCGGCCAGCCGATATGGCTGGAGGCCAGCTACAACCCGGTGCGCGATGAGTCCGGCAGCGTGGTGAAGGTGGTGAAATACGCCATGGACGTCACCCCGAAAATGCAGGCCGAGAGCGAAGCCAACGCCAAGCTGCAGGCCATCGACCGCGCCATGGCGGTGATCGAGTTCAACCTCGACGGCACCATCATCAGCGCCAACCAGAATTTTTTGCACCGCATGGGTTACAGCCTGGCGCAGGTGCAGGGCAAACATCACCGCATCTTCTGCACACCGGAGCTGGCCAACAGCAGCGCGTACAGCGATTTCTGGCGTCGGCTGAACCAGGGCGAACTGTTCAACGGCCAGTTCGAGCGCATCGACAAAAACGGCCAGATCGTGTGGCTGGAAGCCAATTACAACCCGGTGTACGACGCCAGCGGGCGCCTGTGCAAGGTGGTGAAGTACGCCTCCGACGTCACGGCCATGGTGGAGAAACACGCCGCCGACGCGCAAAGCGCGACCCAGGCCTATCACATCTCGCTGCAAACCCGGGACATCGCCGAAAAAGGCGCCGAGGTGATCCAGCAGACCGCCACGGGCATGCGCGAGATTGCCGCCAACATCGACGGCTCTTCCGCGCTGATCGCCAAGCTGGGCGAGCGTTCGCAGCAGATCACCGCCATCGTCAACACCATTCGCGGGATTGCCGACCAGACCAACCTGCTGGCCTTGAACGCCGCCATCGAAGCGGCACGGGCCGGTGAGCAAGGCCGTGGTTTCGCAGTGGTGGCCGATGAAGTACGGCAATTGGCGGCGCGCACCAGCGGTTCAACGGCAGAGATTTCCTCGATGATCGAGATGATCCAGAACGAAACCCGCCAGGCCATCGACAGCATGGACGGCACCCGCGACCGCGCGGCCCAGGGCGTGGACCTGGCCAACCAGGCCGGTACGGTGATCCTGCAGATTCGCGAAGGCGCCAGCGAGGCGGTGCAAGCCGTCAGTGCGTTTGCCAATGAGCAGGGCAACCGGTAA
- a CDS encoding DUF1003 domain-containing protein — protein MTPDKPEANVDHLRFHRKHAHLAPTFGNDTFALKAEAFARFFGTPTFLGAQTAIVVLWVVLNMTGVTHFDVYPFILLNLAFSLQSAYAAPLILLAQTRQAARDKAQSDADAQHREALAVANTERQAQAAHTTKQLLELLEQNTKLTEMTKQLTERIEGLTSEMHDHFVRKT, from the coding sequence ATGACCCCGGATAAACCTGAAGCCAACGTTGATCATCTGCGTTTTCACCGTAAACACGCCCATCTCGCGCCGACCTTTGGCAACGACACGTTTGCGCTGAAAGCCGAAGCCTTTGCGCGGTTCTTCGGAACGCCGACTTTCCTTGGGGCGCAAACCGCGATTGTGGTGCTCTGGGTCGTGCTCAACATGACCGGCGTCACGCACTTTGACGTGTACCCGTTCATCCTCTTGAACCTGGCGTTCAGCCTGCAATCGGCCTATGCCGCGCCGTTGATCTTGCTGGCCCAAACCCGCCAGGCTGCGCGGGACAAAGCCCAGTCCGACGCCGACGCCCAGCACCGCGAAGCCCTGGCCGTGGCCAACACCGAACGCCAGGCCCAGGCGGCGCACACCACCAAGCAGTTGCTGGAACTGCTGGAACAGAACACCAAGCTCACCGAGATGACCAAACAACTGACCGAACGCATTGAAGGGCTGACCAGCGAAATGCATGACCACTTCGTCCGCAAGACCTGA
- a CDS encoding LysR family transcriptional regulator, producing MFNAAAHYQIDYPDLSLILALVRGGTLARAAGLLRVDVSTVFRAVRRLETALGQTLFEKSRAGYLPTTLATTLAEQAERAEQALEAARVGVEQGGEVISGTVRLTCTDSVLQALLLPALAQFMHGYPALTLELSTSNDFANLSRRDADIALRLTKAPPEHLVGRCLGTVSYRVCASADYARQHAGAELAALNWIAPDDFLPDHPTVTWRRQHLPGVMPAYRCNSMVSVTELVRAGLGVAALPDYLLGADLHPLSPPLVGHDTALWLLTRPDCRALRSVVTLFDQLGQHVRLPVN from the coding sequence ATGTTCAATGCAGCGGCGCACTATCAAATCGACTATCCCGACCTCTCTCTGATCCTCGCACTGGTGCGTGGCGGCACGCTTGCACGGGCGGCGGGGTTGCTGCGGGTGGATGTGTCTACGGTGTTCCGAGCCGTGCGGCGGCTGGAGACGGCGCTGGGCCAGACGCTGTTCGAAAAGAGCCGCGCTGGCTACCTGCCCACCACCTTGGCCACCACCCTCGCCGAGCAGGCCGAACGTGCCGAACAGGCGCTGGAGGCGGCGCGTGTGGGGGTGGAGCAGGGCGGTGAAGTGATCAGCGGCACGGTACGCCTGACCTGTACCGATTCGGTGCTGCAAGCGCTGTTATTGCCGGCCCTGGCGCAGTTCATGCACGGCTACCCGGCGCTGACCCTGGAACTGAGCACCTCCAATGACTTTGCCAACCTCAGCCGCCGCGACGCGGATATCGCCTTGCGCCTGACCAAGGCACCGCCCGAGCATCTGGTAGGACGTTGCCTGGGCACGGTGTCGTATCGGGTGTGTGCCAGTGCCGACTATGCCCGCCAGCACGCGGGCGCGGAGCTGGCCGCCCTGAACTGGATCGCGCCGGATGACTTCCTGCCGGACCACCCCACCGTCACCTGGCGGCGCCAGCACTTGCCGGGGGTAATGCCGGCCTATCGCTGCAACAGCATGGTCTCGGTGACCGAACTGGTGCGCGCGGGGCTTGGCGTGGCAGCGTTGCCGGATTACCTGCTGGGCGCGGACTTGCACCCGCTGAGCCCGCCGCTGGTAGGGCACGACACCGCCCTGTGGCTGCTGACACGCCCCGATTGCCGGGCCTTGCGCTCGGTGGTGACGTTATTTGATCAGTTGGGCCAGCATGTGCGCTTGCCGGTGAACTGA
- a CDS encoding CTP synthase C-terminal region-related (seleno)protein, with the protein MNKTTLHLALIGDYDAQVTAHQAIPLALQQAGEALGLTVRFDWLATDTIKSTEQLQHYDGFWCVPASPYRDLDGALLAIRYAREQRRPFLGTCGGFQHAVLEYARNVLGWADAEHGELAPDSPRAVLTPLTCALVEATDSIRLMAFTHIAEAYGTLDLLEGYRCRYGINPDFESALLEADLIASGHDSAGDLRAVELLDHPFFVATLFQPERAALKGITPPLAIALLKACA; encoded by the coding sequence ATGAATAAAACCACCCTGCACCTGGCCCTGATCGGCGACTACGATGCGCAAGTCACCGCACATCAGGCCATTCCCTTGGCGTTGCAACAGGCCGGCGAGGCGTTGGGCCTGACGGTGCGGTTCGACTGGCTGGCCACCGACACGATCAAATCCACCGAACAACTGCAGCACTACGATGGCTTCTGGTGCGTCCCCGCCAGCCCCTACCGCGACCTCGACGGCGCCCTGCTGGCCATCCGTTATGCCCGCGAACAGCGGCGTCCTTTCCTCGGCACCTGCGGCGGCTTTCAACACGCGGTGCTGGAATATGCCCGCAACGTGCTGGGCTGGGCCGACGCCGAGCATGGTGAACTGGCCCCCGACTCGCCGCGCGCGGTACTGACACCCCTGACCTGCGCCCTGGTGGAGGCGACAGACAGCATCCGCCTGATGGCCTTTACTCACATCGCCGAGGCCTACGGCACCCTCGATCTCCTTGAAGGCTACCGCTGCCGCTATGGCATCAACCCAGACTTCGAAAGCGCACTGCTGGAGGCCGACCTGATTGCCAGCGGCCACGATTCAGCGGGCGACCTGCGGGCGGTGGAGTTGCTGGACCACCCGTTTTTTGTCGCCACCCTGTTCCAGCCGGAACGTGCGGCGCTTAAAGGCATCACCCCGCCGCTGGCCATTGCGCTGCTCAAGGCCTGCGCATGA
- a CDS encoding antibiotic biosynthesis monooxygenase family protein: MIAKTPKPPYYAVVFSSLRTEGDNGYGQSAERMLELARQQPGFLGVESARGDDGLGITVSYWSSEAAILAWKQHAEHTEVREQGRATWYSACHTRVCKVERAYAFER, translated from the coding sequence ATGATCGCCAAGACGCCCAAGCCGCCGTATTACGCCGTGGTGTTCAGTTCGTTGCGCACTGAAGGTGACAACGGCTACGGACAATCCGCCGAGCGCATGCTGGAGCTGGCCCGGCAACAACCCGGTTTTCTCGGCGTGGAATCGGCGCGTGGGGACGACGGGCTGGGCATCACTGTGTCTTACTGGAGCAGCGAAGCCGCGATCCTGGCCTGGAAGCAGCACGCCGAACACACTGAGGTGCGCGAGCAAGGGCGCGCCACCTGGTACTCGGCGTGCCATACACGGGTGTGCAAGGTGGAGCGGGCTTACGCGTTCGAACGCTGA
- a CDS encoding DUF2025 family protein has protein sequence MRITSELICQAVDQLHGFVGLNRKTGQYIVRFSEDSFGMDVADDGIIPTSEFVWLPVDGQAMTLSRERIQLLLDQNIDDRINITEPLRVYMRRVEIPQISAVRHLVS, from the coding sequence ATGCGCATCACCTCCGAGCTTATCTGCCAGGCCGTCGACCAACTCCACGGTTTTGTCGGCCTGAACCGCAAGACCGGCCAGTACATCGTACGTTTCAGCGAAGATTCCTTCGGCATGGACGTGGCCGATGACGGCATTATCCCTACCTCCGAGTTTGTCTGGCTGCCGGTGGACGGGCAGGCCATGACCTTGTCCCGCGAGCGGATCCAGTTGTTGCTGGACCAGAATATCGACGATCGCATCAACATTACCGAACCGCTGCGGGTGTACATGCGCCGGGTGGAGATTCCACAGATCAGTGCGGTGCGTCATTTGGTCAGTTGA
- a CDS encoding glycerophosphodiester phosphodiesterase encodes MPVTFTKSALLLALMLGLGHAQAASPISPTELATNEGIPHPAVIAHRGASYDAPESTAAAYKVARDLGADYLEMDLQRSKDGVLFALHDNNLQRTTDVATKFPERKDSPANEFTWAELKTLDAGSWFNAAYPDRARPGFVGLKILSLDEIIKIAEGNPQHKPGLYIETKEPKQFPGIEADLKNKLLDKGWLSSTGSNQAQKNIGVGQGKGRVVLQTFEKDSLKELQKEMPNTPKILLLWVGEGSIEPKSKVTFAESGEPTKAAYYAKQEPKDAAEFEKWIDEAKSLGAIGTGPSAQLTNLGDQSYSDLVKPEMNQLTHDKGLLVHVYTVDEPVDFDKVMKAGVDGIFTNRAAELLKYYKRWPSSSVADLLQDNGY; translated from the coding sequence ATGCCTGTCACGTTTACCAAGAGTGCCCTGCTGCTGGCCCTGATGTTGGGCCTTGGCCACGCACAGGCGGCAAGCCCGATCAGCCCTACCGAATTGGCCACCAACGAAGGCATTCCGCACCCTGCGGTGATTGCCCACCGTGGCGCGTCCTACGATGCACCGGAATCCACCGCCGCGGCCTACAAAGTAGCGCGCGACCTGGGTGCCGACTACCTGGAAATGGACCTGCAACGCAGCAAGGACGGCGTACTGTTCGCCCTCCATGACAACAACCTGCAACGCACCACCGACGTCGCCACCAAGTTCCCCGAGCGCAAAGACAGCCCGGCCAACGAATTCACCTGGGCCGAGCTTAAAACCCTGGACGCCGGCAGCTGGTTCAACGCCGCCTACCCGGACCGCGCCCGCCCTGGCTTCGTCGGCCTGAAAATCCTGAGCCTGGACGAAATCATCAAGATCGCCGAAGGCAACCCGCAGCACAAACCCGGCCTGTACATCGAAACCAAAGAGCCGAAGCAATTCCCGGGTATCGAAGCCGACCTGAAGAACAAGCTGCTGGATAAAGGCTGGCTGAGCTCCACCGGCTCCAATCAGGCCCAGAAAAACATCGGCGTCGGCCAGGGCAAGGGCCGCGTAGTGCTGCAAACCTTTGAGAAGGACAGCCTGAAAGAGCTGCAAAAAGAGATGCCCAACACCCCGAAAATCCTGCTGCTGTGGGTGGGTGAAGGCAGCATCGAACCGAAATCCAAGGTGACCTTCGCCGAGTCCGGCGAGCCGACCAAAGCTGCCTACTACGCCAAGCAGGAGCCCAAGGACGCCGCCGAGTTCGAAAAATGGATCGACGAGGCCAAGAGCCTGGGCGCCATCGGTACCGGCCCTTCGGCACAGCTGACCAACCTGGGCGACCAGAGCTACTCCGACCTGGTCAAACCCGAGATGAACCAGTTGACCCACGACAAGGGCCTGCTGGTGCACGTGTACACCGTGGATGAGCCGGTGGACTTCGACAAGGTGATGAAGGCCGGCGTCGATGGCATCTTCACCAACCGCGCCGCCGAACTGCTGAAGTACTACAAGCGCTGGCCGTCCTCGAGCGTGGCCGACCTGCTGCAGGACAACGGTTACTGA
- a CDS encoding helix-turn-helix domain-containing protein, which translates to MSSEWSGRLWLGPDYGLIQGIPGRTAPHAHYAHQLMFSPGGPITASLDGRVTTAHRLFILSRMPHAILRTEGEVLMVYAEPGAFDLDLLQAALADSQLSLEALDRTLRQLPRRALEDTRVERALLALDQQLSGKVSAQALAQAAHVSLSQLERLFTHQLGLPVRRLVLWRRLRVALGLALGGNTLTEAAHGAGFADSAHFSRTMKQLFGVTAGASLRNLHVRILE; encoded by the coding sequence GTGAGTTCCGAATGGTCAGGTCGCCTGTGGCTGGGGCCTGACTACGGGCTGATCCAGGGCATACCGGGGCGCACCGCGCCCCATGCGCACTATGCCCATCAGTTGATGTTCTCCCCGGGCGGGCCGATCACGGCCAGCCTCGATGGCCGTGTCACCACGGCCCATCGCCTGTTTATCCTTTCAAGAATGCCCCACGCCATCCTCCGCACCGAGGGTGAGGTGTTGATGGTGTATGCCGAGCCCGGCGCGTTTGATCTCGACCTTTTGCAGGCCGCCCTCGCCGATAGCCAACTGTCCCTTGAGGCACTCGACCGCACGCTGCGGCAGTTGCCGCGACGCGCACTGGAAGACACCCGTGTGGAGCGCGCGCTGCTGGCGCTGGATCAGCAACTGAGCGGCAAGGTCTCGGCCCAGGCTCTCGCGCAGGCAGCGCACGTTTCGTTGAGCCAGTTGGAGCGCTTGTTCACCCATCAGTTGGGATTGCCGGTGCGCCGCCTGGTGCTGTGGCGGCGCTTGCGGGTGGCGCTGGGGCTGGCGCTCGGCGGCAACACCTTGACCGAGGCGGCCCATGGCGCCGGGTTCGCCGATTCGGCGCATTTTTCCCGGACCATGAAGCAGCTATTTGGCGTCACGGCCGGGGCGTCGTTGCGTAACCTGCACGTGCGAATCCTGGAATAG
- a CDS encoding sterol desaturase family protein — protein sequence MKRLMTWVYAPVFWAGFIGWALWLVEVGALHWLGLVFVTAVAVSFIAEAWLPYEPQWNRNQGDRRRDILHALVNEGLNALGLLILPGLTALLAIDGLWPRAWPLWEQLLLAIFIADAGITLMHYASHRVGALWRLHAVHHSVQRLYGFNGLMKHPLHQMLEATAGLLPLILLGIPTDVALLLALAIAIQLLLQHSNVDMRLGPLRWVFAWAPVHRFHHMKYGRAGDVNFGLFFNLWDWLLGTAFYRQDYRMGQGDLGIGSRPDFPRDYVAQLRDPFRAVRLSKEPPVPAGLFQDSHVQVTQRRPGRDAK from the coding sequence ATGAAACGGTTGATGACCTGGGTCTATGCGCCCGTGTTCTGGGCGGGATTTATCGGTTGGGCGTTGTGGCTGGTAGAGGTGGGTGCGCTGCACTGGCTGGGGCTGGTGTTTGTAACGGCGGTGGCGGTGTCGTTTATCGCTGAGGCGTGGTTGCCTTACGAGCCCCAATGGAATCGAAACCAGGGCGATCGCAGGCGGGACATTCTTCATGCATTGGTCAATGAAGGCCTCAATGCATTGGGCTTGTTGATCCTGCCGGGGTTGACCGCACTGTTGGCCATCGACGGTCTATGGCCGCGGGCATGGCCGCTGTGGGAGCAATTGCTGCTGGCGATTTTCATCGCCGATGCAGGCATCACCCTGATGCATTACGCCAGTCACCGGGTCGGGGCGTTGTGGCGCCTGCATGCGGTGCATCACAGCGTGCAGCGGCTGTACGGTTTCAATGGCTTGATGAAGCACCCGCTGCACCAGATGCTGGAAGCCACGGCCGGGCTGCTGCCGTTGATCCTGCTGGGCATTCCCACGGATGTGGCGCTGCTGCTGGCGCTGGCGATTGCCATTCAGCTGTTGTTGCAGCATTCCAACGTCGACATGCGCCTGGGGCCGCTGCGCTGGGTGTTCGCCTGGGCGCCGGTGCATCGGTTTCACCACATGAAATATGGCCGGGCGGGGGATGTAAATTTCGGGCTGTTTTTCAATCTGTGGGACTGGCTGTTGGGGACGGCGTTTTACCGCCAGGACTATCGAATGGGGCAGGGCGATTTGGGGATTGGCAGCCGGCCGGACTTTCCTCGGGATTATGTGGCGCAGTTGCGCGATCCGTTCAGGGCCGTGCGATTGAGCAAGGAGCCGCCGGTTCCGGCCGGTCTATTCCAGGATTCGCACGTGCAGGTTACGCAACGACGCCCCGGCCGTGACGCCAAATAG
- a CDS encoding PepSY domain-containing protein, whose protein sequence is MKNLTALFAAAALTMTAGFAQADVRPDHIPSLLKSGAVMDFEKLNAKALAQHKGATIADTELENEAGRLVYETELRDTSNVKWDVKLDAKTGEVLENKQDT, encoded by the coding sequence ATGAAAAACCTGACCGCTCTGTTCGCTGCCGCCGCCCTGACCATGACCGCCGGTTTCGCCCAGGCCGATGTTCGCCCGGACCACATTCCGAGCCTGCTCAAGTCCGGTGCCGTGATGGATTTTGAAAAACTCAACGCCAAGGCCCTGGCCCAGCACAAAGGCGCCACCATCGCTGACACCGAGTTGGAAAACGAAGCCGGTCGCCTGGTCTACGAGACCGAACTGCGTGACACCAGCAATGTGAAGTGGGACGTGAAGCTGGACGCCAAGACCGGCGAAGTCCTGGAAAACAAACAAGACACCTGA
- a CDS encoding GAF domain-containing sensor histidine kinase, with translation MGQRAADIATIGRISAVPAILQVVSEMTGLRFAAVARVTDDSWTACAVLDRLDFGLPVGGELDLTTTLCHEIRGSHVSIVIDKASEDPLYRDHHTPRIYHFESYISVPVFRTDGRFFGTICALDPNPAQLRSSTIQSTMESFARVLSLQIEAEESLQQTEADLQQERETAELREQFIAVLGHDLRNPLFAINVGAERLLRKHPDPATDTLVRHMLASGRRASQLVEDVLDFARGRMGSGIPVHIGECSGLEDTLQHVVDEVQHVHPTRQIHARIGNLKGVQGDRERLAQLLSNLVGNAISHGNPEGPVEVSAQVNDGTFELTVKNRGVISDQAMPLLFQPYSRPTGALPQAGLGLGLYIVKQIADAHGGRLEVSSHEQDGTVFSFSLPTGN, from the coding sequence ATGGGGCAAAGAGCCGCAGACATTGCCACCATTGGCCGAATCAGTGCTGTCCCCGCCATTCTCCAGGTGGTCAGCGAAATGACCGGCCTGCGGTTTGCCGCCGTGGCCCGGGTGACCGATGATTCATGGACGGCCTGCGCCGTGCTCGACCGCCTGGACTTCGGCCTGCCCGTCGGCGGCGAACTGGACCTGACCACCACCCTGTGCCACGAAATCCGGGGCTCCCATGTCTCGATCGTGATCGACAAAGCCAGCGAAGACCCGCTGTACCGCGACCACCACACACCGCGCATCTACCACTTTGAAAGCTACATCTCGGTGCCGGTGTTCCGCACCGACGGGCGTTTTTTCGGCACCATCTGCGCCCTGGACCCGAACCCGGCACAGCTGCGCAGCAGCACCATCCAGTCGACCATGGAGTCGTTTGCCCGGGTGCTGTCGCTGCAAATCGAAGCCGAAGAAAGCCTGCAGCAAACCGAGGCCGACTTGCAGCAAGAACGGGAAACCGCCGAACTGCGGGAACAGTTCATCGCCGTGCTCGGCCATGACCTGCGCAACCCGCTGTTCGCAATCAACGTGGGCGCCGAGCGCCTGTTGCGCAAACACCCGGACCCGGCCACCGACACCCTCGTGCGGCACATGCTCGCCAGCGGCCGCCGCGCTTCGCAGTTGGTGGAAGATGTACTGGATTTTGCCCGAGGGCGCATGGGCAGCGGCATCCCGGTGCACATCGGTGAATGCTCCGGGCTGGAAGACACCTTGCAGCACGTGGTGGACGAGGTGCAGCACGTTCACCCGACACGCCAGATTCACGCGCGCATCGGCAACCTCAAGGGAGTGCAAGGCGACCGCGAACGGCTGGCGCAATTGCTCTCCAACCTGGTGGGCAATGCCATCAGCCACGGCAACCCCGAAGGGCCGGTTGAGGTCAGTGCGCAAGTCAACGACGGTACGTTCGAGCTGACGGTGAAAAACCGCGGGGTGATCAGCGATCAAGCCATGCCGCTGCTGTTCCAGCCCTACTCCCGACCGACCGGCGCCCTACCCCAGGCCGGGCTGGGCCTGGGCTTGTACATCGTCAAACAGATTGCCGACGCCCATGGCGGGCGGCTGGAGGTGTCGTCCCACGAACAGGACGGCACGGTGTTCAGCTTCAGTTTGCCCACAGGCAATTGA